A genome region from Triticum aestivum cultivar Chinese Spring chromosome 2B, IWGSC CS RefSeq v2.1, whole genome shotgun sequence includes the following:
- the LOC123038705 gene encoding desmethyl-deoxy-podophyllotoxin synthase-like — MTWSRHGPLMLLKLGEVPTMVVSSAEMAEVVMKSNDLMFASRPRSVTLDVIGYGSGMGIIFAPYGDRWHQARKVCTMELLSAKQVRRMEGIRSEEVRNLLSSITASTGTIVNLTEKLSALMNDVIARAVFGGKCAQQGEYLRELEEVTALVGGFSLVDLFPSSRLVRLLSSGERRMRRIYGRIQRIISDIIEQCKEMHVVVSSNDEEDLLDVLLRLHMEDSLSYPLTLEAIGVIIFDLFAGGTETSGITLEWAMSELLKNPETMRKAQLEVRQVVGRQQSVITNNDLRDLHCMRMVIKEVLRLHPPAPLLPRRAREGSEIMGYEIPKGTNVQVNIFAICRDCRYWDAPEAFKPERFKESSIDHKGTHFEFTPFGAGRRQCPGMLFGTSTVEIALANLLYHFDWVIADGPNPGPLDMSEKFGINVRRKFDLELRAIPYVHSKVA; from the exons ATGACATGGAG CCGGCATGGCCCACTGATGCTCCTCAAGCTCGGCGAGGTACCCACCATGGTGGTATCGAgcgccgagatggcggaggtagtGATGAAGAGTAACGACCTCATGTTCGCCTCGCGGCCCCGCAGCGTGACGCTGGACGTCATTGGCTATGGCAGCGGCATGGGCATCATCTTTGCCCCCTACGGCGACCGTTGGCACCAGGCGCGCAAGGTCTGCACCATGGAGCTCCTCAGCGCCAAGCAG GTAAGGCGTATGGAGGGCATCAGGTCCGAGGAAGTCCGCAACCTCCTTAGTTCCATCACCGCCTCGACTGGCACCATTGTCAACCTCACGGAGAAGTTATCGGCACTGATGAACGATGTCATTGCACGGGCGGTGTTCGGAGGCAAGTGCGCACAACAAGGTGAGTACCTCCGGGAATTGGAAGAAGTCACCGCGTTGGTGGGAGGCTTCTCGCTCGTCGACCTATTCCCATCGTCGCGGCTAGTGCGGCTGCTGAGCTCCGGCGAGCGACGGATGAGGAGGATCTATGGCCGAATCCAGCGCATCATCTCCGACATCATTGAGCAATGCAAGGAAATGCACGTTGTAGTCAGCTCCAACGACGAGGAGGACTTGCTGGACGTGCTGCTCAGGCTGCACATGGAAGACTCCTTGTCGTATCCTCTAACTTTAGAGGCCATAGGCGTCATCATCTTT GACTTGTTCGCGGGTGGCACTGAGACCTCTGGAATAACACTGGAGTGGGCTATGTCAGAGCTCTTGAAAAATCCCGAAACAATGAGAAAGGCACAACTAGAGGTTCGACAAGTTGTAGGCCGGCAACAATCTGTCATAACTAACAATGACCTTCGTGACCTCCACTGCATGAGAATGGTGATCAAGGAGGTCTTGAGGTTGCATCCTCCCGCTCCTCTACTCCCCCGAAGGGCGAGAGAAGGCAGTGAAATCATGGGATATGAAATTCCTAAGGGAACCAATGTACAAGTTAATATATTTGCGATTTGTCGAGATTGCAGATATTGGGATGCCCCCGAAGCATTTAAGCCAGAAAGGTTCAAAGAGAGCAGCATAGATCACAAGGGGACACATTTTGAGTTCACTCCTTTCGGGGCAGGGAGACGGCAGTGTCCCGGAATGCTGTTTGGCACATCAACTGTGGAGATCGCATTAGCAAACCTTCTGTACCACTTTGACTGGGTGATCGCTGATGGGCCTAATCCGGGGCCGTTGGACATGTCTGAGAAGTTCGGGATCAATGTACGTAGAAAGTTTGATTTAGAACTTAGAGCAATCCCATATGTGCACTCCAAAGTTGCGTAG
- the LOC123039872 gene encoding noroxomaritidine synthase 1-like, with protein MSIMFISTLLVLLVPIFLYLRASCRSKNPPVLPTNWPMLHMFPSFIANLHNLYDYYTLVLARSGHNFRVHGPPGTGMRIFITCDPANTRHILTTNYANFPKGTEFADIFDIMGGSLFTIDGEPCRRQRAKAKSILSSPSIVSSMTAYLYGKVENNLIPLFTRMAITDTSFDMHELMSRLMFDLAAISLFGVDPGLLSSDMPPMDAAVALDTVMEVGFFRLMMPAYCWKSMRWLNIGPERKLDTARMVLQEIIGEMMQKRKITTCRFGHGKEQESVDIISSFLEDQDYANADLLHGIIVSYMLAARDTIATTLTWIFYNLAQNPNIVAIIRNELSPIASRKVALGASTPVIFEPDETKSLVYLTATLYETLRLYPPAPVLLKKVAVDDIMPSGHEVHAGDTIFISVHSMGRMEGVWGKDCLDYNPHRWLSDDGNNLKYIPSHKFLAFNSGPRMCLGKDIALMQMKTVIATAVWNFDVKVVEGQSIQPKTSIILEMKNGLIVKLKKREM; from the coding sequence ATGTCAATTATGTTCATCTCCACATTGCTCGTTCTACTTGTTCCAATCTTCTTGTATCTCAGGGCTAGTTGTAGATCGAAGAACCCACCAGTGCTTCCCACAAACTGGCCAATGCTGcacatgttcccttccttcatagcCAACCTCCACAACTTGTATGACTATTACACCCTGGTCCTCGCCAGATCAGGCCACAACTTCAGGGTGCACGGACCACCTGGGACCGGGATGCGCATCTTCATCACATGCGACCCTGCAAACACCCGGCACATCTTGACGACGAACTACGCCAACTTCCCCAAGGGCACGGAATTTGCTGATATCTTCGACATCATGGGTGGCAGCCTCTTCACCATCGACGGTGAGCCGTGCCGCCGACAACGCGCGAAAGCCAAGAGCATCCTCAGCAGCCCGAGTATCGTTTCCAGTATGACAGCCTACCTCTATGGCAAGGTGGAGAACAACCTCATCCCATTGTTCACCCGGATGGCGATCACTGACACTTCATTCGACATGCATGAATTGATGTCGAGGCTTATGTTTGACCTGGCTGCTATTTCTCTCTTTGGTGTGGATCCTGGCCTCCTATCCTCAGACATGCCGCCCATGGACGCGGCGGTTGCCCTGGACACGGTGATGGAGGTGGGCTTTTTTAGGCTCATGATGCCAGCTTATTGTTGGAAGTCGATGAGGTGGCTAAACATCGGCCCTGAGAGAAAGCTCGACACGGCACGCATGGTGCTGCAAGAGATCATCGGGGAGATGATGCAAAAGAGGAAGATCACCACATGTCGTTTTGGACATGGCAAGGAACAAGAGAGTGTGGATATTATTTCTTCCTTCCTCGAAGACCAAGACTACGCCAATGCTGATTTGCTCCATGGGATTATTGTTAGCTACATGCTCGCCGCGAGGGACACAATTGCAACAACCCTAACATGGATCTTCTACAACCTCGCCCAAAATCCTAACATCGTGGCAATCATCCGCAACGAACTTTCACCCATTGCATCACGCAAAGTAGCATTAGGGGCGTCTACCCCGGTGATCTTTGAGCCAGATGAGACCAAATCTCTAGTATATTTGACAGCCACCTTGTACGAGACTCTTAGACTATACCCACCGGCGCCTGTCTTGCTCAAGAAGGTGGCCGTAGATGACATCATGCCGAGTGGCCATGAGGTGCATGCCGGTGACACCATTTTTATTTCTGTCCACTCCATGGGGAGAATGGAGGGTGTGTGGGGTAAAGACTGCCTCGACTATAACCCACATAGGTGGCTCTCAGATGATGGCAACAACCTGAAATACATACCATCTCACAAGTTCTTGGCCTTCAACTCTGGCCCGAGGATGTGCCTCGGTAAGGACATTGCACTTATGCAAATGAAGACTGTCATTGCTACAGCTGTGTGGAACTTCGATGTGAAGGTGGTGGAAGGGCAAAGCATCCAGCCTAAGACGTCCATTATACTGGAGATGAAAAATGGGCTCATTGTTAAGTTGAAGAAGCGAGAAATGTAA
- the LOC123043067 gene encoding uncharacterized protein: MPFTPGPYSGKSTLALVARVSAVGVGLVYASVKLGILKMTKPKEEAAAAHH; encoded by the exons ATGCCGTTCACCCCGGGACCCTACTCCGGCAAGAGCACCCTCGCCCTC GTGGCCAGGGTCTCCGCCGTCGGCGTCGGCCTCGTCTACGCCTCCGTCAAGCTCGGCATCCTCAAG ATGACCAAGCCCAAGGAGGAAGCAGCTGCTGCTCATCACTGA